In Candidatus Bathyarchaeota archaeon, the sequence TTATGTATCTACCGCTTTCTATAACGCTTTTTAAGCCTTGATTAAACCGTTTTAAATTGAAACCTTGAGTCTTCATAAGCCTTGCTGCAATCCATAAGCATTCCATAATGCTAAAACGCGAATAGTATATTTCAGCTTTGATTTCATCAAGTTTTTTAAGGCATGATTCAACTTCCTTGCCAACATCAATTCCTAATGTAGGAAGAATAAAGCTGGTATCAAGAAGAATCTTTAATGTATTTTCTTTGTTCTTCAAGGCTTATAGCCTCAATTTCCTTAAGCGTTATAGATGCGAATTTATTACTTAAAAGAGCTAGTTGAATAGGGTCTTGAATAGGCTCCAAAATTAAGGAGTTATCTGAAACTTTTAAAAGCACTTTTTCTCCTTCTTT encodes:
- a CDS encoding PIN domain-containing protein, producing MKNKENTLKILLDTSFILPTLGIDVGKEVESCLKKLDEIKAEIYYSRFSIMECLWIAARLMKTQGFNLKRFNQGLKSVIESGRYIKVDENAQTFIDAFKIYNLGHKDMIDNMLYANSINFNLKLLTLDAELKEFIQNKGLSNTIMLPNQIT
- a CDS encoding AbrB/MazE/SpoVT family DNA-binding domain-containing protein, coding for MNLTIEARIGKKYVICLPKAVVKALNLKEGEKVLLKVSDNSLILEPIQDPIQLALLSNKFASITLKEIEAISLEEQRKYIKDSS